One window of the Salvelinus fontinalis isolate EN_2023a chromosome 2, ASM2944872v1, whole genome shotgun sequence genome contains the following:
- the snu13a gene encoding SNU13 homolog, small nuclear ribonucleoprotein a (U4/U6.U5) gives MPLKKYHLTASDLSLSNLCSPSATKTLNRGIAEFIVMAAAAEPLEIILHLPLLCEDKNVPYVFVRSKQALGRACGVSRPVIATSVTIKEGSQLKPQIQSTQMAIERLLV, from the coding sequence ATGCCTCTGAAAAAGTACCACCTCACAGCTTCAGATTTGTCACTCTCTAACCTCTGCTCTCCATCAGCCACTAAAACACTTAACCGCGGTATTGCTGAGTTCATCGTGATGGCCGCAGCCGCAGAGCCCCTGGAGATCATCCTCCACCTGCCACTGCTCTGCGAGGACAAGAACGTGCCCTATGTGTTTGTGCGCTCCAAGCAGGCCCTGGGACGCGCCTGCGGGGTCTCACGCCCAGTCATTGCCACTTCGGTCACCATCAAGGAGGGCTCGCAGCTCAAGCCCCAGATCCAGTCTACCCAGATGGCCATTGAGAGACTGCTGGTGTGA
- the si:ch211-256e16.3 gene encoding kelch-like protein 20 has translation MAEIIAVNISATSATFFLPPSPVLEDSGFPLATLDSEDYVFVEARHPNKVLEGLNSLRLNNAFCDVTLCCGGQEFPCHRIVLASFSSYFQAMFSTDLMESRQERVAINGVESQMIGMLVSYAYTAEVVISKANVQALLAAANLLDVMAVREACCRFMERQMDEMNCVGIHCFAEAHSCRELEKRSMDYILQHFGSVCQQEEFLSLCADKLTEIIASDHLNVAKEETVFEATMLWLEKSATRRQSFEKVLEHIRLPLISPYYIHDVIESLEVVRESQRCQRLISEAKDYLLLQDRRGELYCPRARPRRSTGTAEVIVTVGGEDDKVVLRSVESFDPLTSQWKSLACLPFAVSKHGLVVSGSTLYLAGGEFPDGSASREMWRYDPCFDSWLEMAPMNVARSELGLVMLDGYVFAVGGWEGRSRLDSVECYNPHTNTWQFMESVKMAVTSPAVVALDGLLYVTGGAVLEDGDGTDLAQVYNPKTSVWTEVAPMQIARSGSAACTLKGKIYVIGGWHASTENTDKVECYDPKSNQWTMCAHMRERRYRPGVAVVDGKIYVLGGEEGWDRYHDTIERYCEETDSWEIVGEMPTSRSWLSCVSLQLRKDAHGGSRPGTASETEFSVD, from the exons ATGGCCGAAATCATTGCTGTGAACATCTCAGCCACATCCGCCACCTTCTTCCTGCCCCCATCTCCTGTCCTTGAGGACTCTGGCTTTCCCCTGGCCACGCTGGACAGTGAGGATTATGTGTTTGTGGAGGCCAGGCACCCCAACAAGGTCCTGGAGGGCCTCAACAGCCTGCGTCTCAACAATGCCTTCTGTGATGTGACACTGTGCTGTGGGGGGCAGGAGTTCCCCTGTCACCGCATCGTACTGGCTTCCTTTAGCTCCTACTTCCAG GCCATGTTCTCCACAGACCTGATGGAGTCCAGACAGGAGCGGGTGGCCATCAACGGAGTGGAGTCCCAGATGATTGGCATGCTGGTCAGCTACGCCTACACGGCTGAGGTGGTCATCTCCAAGGCCAATGTGCAG GCCCTGCTGGCTGCGGCCAACCTCTTGGACGTGATGGCAGTGCGCGAAGCCTGCTGCCGCTTCATGGAGCGCCAGATGGATGAGATGAACTGTGTGGGTATCCACTGCTTCGCTGAGGCCCACTCCTGTAGGGAGCTGGAGAAACGCAGCATGGACTACATCCTCCAGCACTTCGGCAGTGTCTGCCAACAG gaggagttcctgtctctgtgtgcagACAAGCTGACGGAGATCATCGCCAGCGACCACCTGAACGTAGCCAAGGAGGAGACTGTGTTCGAGGCCACCATGCTGTGGCTGGAAAAGAGCGCCACCCGCAGGCAGAGCTTTGAAAAG GTCTTGGAGCACATCCGCCTGCCCCTGATCAGCCCGTACTACATCCACGATGTGATTGAGTCTCTGGAGGTGGTCCGTGAGTCCCAGCGCTGTCAGAGGCTCATCTCTGAGGCCAAGGACTACCTGCTGCTACAGGACCGACGAGGAGAGCTCTACTGCCCCCGAGCACGCCCACGTAGGTCCACAG GGACAGCTGAGGTGATTGTGACGGTGGGGGGAGAAGACGATAAGGTGGTGCTGCGTAGCGTGGAGAGTTTTGACCCCCTTACCAGCCAGTGGAAGAGTCTGGCCTGCCTGCCCTTCGCTGTCAGTAAACACGGGCTGGTGGTTTCAG GCTCCACTCTGTACCTGGCTGGAGGGGAGTTCCCTGATGGCTCGGCCAGCAGAGAGATGTGGCGCTATGACCCCTGCTTCGACTCCTGGCTGGAGATGGCCCCCATGAACGTAGCCCGCTCAGAGCTAG GTTTGGTGATGCTGGATGGCTATGTGTTTGCGGTGGGGGGCTGGGAGGGCCGTTCCCGCCTGGACTCGGTAGAGTGTTACAACCCCCACACCAACACCTGGCAGTTCATGGAGTCGGTCAAGATGGCCGTCACCAGCCCTGCTGTGGTGGCACTGGATGGTCTGCTCTATGTCACAG GTGGTGCTGTTCTAGAGGATGGTGACGGCACAGACCTGGCCCAGGTGTACAACCCTAAAACGTCTGTATGGACTGAGGTGGCCCCCATGCAGATCGCTCGCTCCGGCTCTGCTGCCTGCACCCTGAAGGGGAAAATCTACGTCATAG GTGGCTGGCATGCGTCCACAGAGAACACAGACAAGGTGGAGTGTTACGACCCCAAGAGTAACCAGTGGACCATGTGTGCTCACATGAGGGAGAGGCGCTACCGGCCCGGTGTGGCCGTGGTGGACGGCAAGATTTACGTGCTGggtggagaggagggctgggacaG GTACCACGACACCATCGAGCGGTACTGTGaggagacagacagctgggaGATCGTGGGGGAGATGCCCACCAGCCGGAGCTGGCTGAGCTGTGTCTCTCTGCAGCTGAGGAAGGACGCCCATGGGGGCAGCCGCCCCGGCACTGCCTCGGAGACCGAGTTCTCTGTGGACTGA